Sequence from the Corallococcus sp. EGB genome:
CGTCGATGTCCTGCGGCTTCAGCCCCTTGGCTTGCAGCACCTCGTCGCAGACCTGGACCGTGCGGTCCACCAGGCCCTCCGTCAGCGCGATCAACTTCTGCCGCGTGAGCGTGACGTCCAGGTCATACGGCTTGTTGTCGATCATCGTGATGAAGGCCACGTGCACCCGCATCTCCGAGCGCTCGGACAGGGCGCACTTGGCCCGCTCCGCCGCGTCGTTGATGCGCTGCAGGGCCACCCGGTCCCCCTGGAAGGCGCGGCCCGTCTGCCGCTGGAACTCCTCCAGGAGGTACTCCACGATGGCGTTGTCGAAGTCGATGCCGCCCAGGAACGTGTCGCCGCCGGTGGAGATGACCTCGTAGACCGTGTCGTGCAGCTCCAGCACCGACGCGTCGAACGTGCCACCGCCCAGGTCGTACACCAGCACGCGCTGGTTGAGCTTCTTGCCGTAGCCGTACGCCAGCGCCGCCGCCGTGGGCTCGTTGAGGATGCGCTCCACGTACAGGCCCGCGAGCTTGCCCGCCTCGCGCACCGCGTGCCGCTGGTTGTCGTTGTAGTAGGCGGGCACCGTGATGACCGCCCGGGAGATGGGCTGGCCCAGCTGGTTCTGCGCCACCTCGCGCACCTCGCGGAGGATCAGCGCGGAGATCTGCTGGAGCGAATAGATGCGGTCACCCAGGCGCACCGCCGCTTCACCGTTCTGGCCCGCGGCGATCTCGTAGTGGAAGCGGCCCTTGATCTGCCCCACGATGGGTGACGCGTAGGGCCGGCCCACCAGCCGCTTGGCGCCATACACCGTCTGGCGCGGGTTGGTGAGCATCTGCCCCTTCGCGGGGTGGCCCACCACCAGCTTGCCGCGCTGGTTGAACGCGAGGATGGAGGGCACCGTGTTGTGGCCCTCGCGGCTGTGCAGCACCCCGGGCTTGTTGTTCCGCACGAACGCGGCGCACGAGTTCGTCGTCCCCAGGTCGATGCCGATGACAGGCCCCGTCCGGGGCGGCTCCTCCGTGCCCAGCTCCAGCGCGGCGTCCGTCACCATCTCCAGGGCGGGGGCGGGCGGAGCGGCCGGCGCCTCCGCCCGGGGCGTGGCGCCCGGCTCCGCGACCGCGGCCGGGGGCAGGGAAGGGGCGGCGGCAGCGGCGGGGACCGTGAAATCCGCCGGGCCCACGCCGTGGGGCAGGGGCGGCACGTCAGACTGGGCGTGCGGCAGGATGGCCACCGCCGCGTCCAGGAACCGGCGCGTCGCCGGGTCCGCCTCCCCGAACTTCAGGCCCATGCCGGAGATGCCCTGGCCCTGCTGCCCGGTGACGAAGTGGACGATCGCCGCCGTGTAGAGCAGCCGGTCGCCGCTCGCCAGGCGGAGGTCCAGGGTGACAGCCGTGCCAGGGGGGCGCACGGCCTTGGCGCGCAAATAGATGCCGCCCCGGGTGATGTTGCCCCCGTATTTCGCGAGGAACTCCTCGGGGGTGGCGAACGGAAGCTTCACCACCAGCCCGACCGCCCCCGCTTGATTCAAATCCGCCAAGGCCCCGTCCCAGTCCCAAGGGGTGAGTGTGGGACGCCGAGTATCACCCGAAGTGCCAGGGAACGGGCGGCAAAAAACCTTCTTCCATTGCGCGGCAGCCGCGCAAACCGTATGGACACGCACCCGCCGGGCGCTGGTGCCCCGCGGGGCCTCCGGGAGCCCCCATGTTGAACCCCGATATCCGGCTGGCCCTCACCTTCGACGACGTGCTCCTGCTGCCGGGTGAGAGCGCCGTCACCCCGCGTGATGCCGACCTCACCACCCGCCTGACCCGCAACATCCGCCTGAACGTGCCCCTGCTGTCCGCCGCCATGGACACCGTGACGGAGGCGCGCACCGCCATCGCCATGGCGCAGGAAGGCGGCATCGGCGTCATCCACAAGAACATGACGCCCGAGCAGCAGGCCCTGGAGGTCCTCAAGGTCAAGAAGTTCGAGAGCGGCATGGTGGTGGACCCCATCACCATCGACCCGAAGGCGCCGCTCTCCCGCGCGCTGGAGGTGATGAAGCAGCACGGCGTCTCCGGCGTGCCCGTGGTGCAGGGCAAGCGCCTGGTGGGCATCCTCACCAGCCGCGACGTGCGCTTCGAGAAGAACTTCTCCCAGAAGGTCGAGGACGTGATGACGACGAAGCTCGTCACCGGCCGCGAGGGCATCACCCAGGACGACGCCCAGAAGCTCCTGCACGAGCACCGCATCGAGAAGCTCCTCGTCGTCAACGAGGCCTACGAGCTCAAGGGCCTCATCACCATCAAGGACATCGAGAAGCGCCGCACCCACCCGTACGCCGCCAAGGACGCGAAGGGCCGCCTGCTCTGCGCCGCCGCCGTGGGCGTGTCCGCGGACCGCGAGGCCCGCATCGACGCGCTGGTGAAGGCCGGCGTGGACGTCATCGTGGTGGACACCGCGCACGGCCACTCGAAGGGCGTCATCGAGGGCGTGCGCGACACGCGCAAGAACTTCAAGGGCTTCGAGCTCATCGCCGGCAACGTCGCCACCGCAGAGGGCACGCGCGCCCTGATTGAAGCGGGCGTGGACGCGGTGAAGGTGGGCATTGGCCCGGGCTCCATCTGCACCACCCGCGTGGTGGCCGGCGTGGGCGTGCCCCAGGTGACGGCGGTGGATGACTGCTCCCGCGAGGCGGACAAGCACGGCATCCCCATCATCTCCGACGGCGGCATCAAGTACTCGGGCGACATCGTGAAGGCGCTCGCCGCGGGCGCCAGCTCCGTGATGATCGGCTCGCTGTTCGCCGGCACGGAAGAAGCGCCCGGCGACGTCATCCTGTACCAGGGCCGCAGCTACAAGAGCTACCGCGGCATGGGCAGCCTGGGCGCCATGAAGCAGGGCGCCAAGGACCGCTACTTCCAGTCCGACGTGGAGGCCGTGAAGCTGGTGCCGGAGGGCATCGAGGGCCGCGTCCCGTACAAGGGCACGCTCTCCATGAACGTGCACCAGATGCTGGGCGGCATCCGCAGCGGCATGGGCTACGTGGGGTGCGCCACCATCGAGGAGCTGCGCACGAAGGCCAACTTCGTCCGCATCACGTCCGCCGGGCTCAAGGAGAGCCACGTGCACGACGTCATCATCACCGAGGAAGCGCCCAACTACCGGATGGAGTAGGGCCGCCGGCTCGCCCCGGGCCTCTCCCTCGAGGGGGGCCTCGGGGCGGTGCGACTCCCCCGGTCAGCCGAGCCGGGGGAGGGAAGCCAGGGCTACTTGCCGCGGCGCTTGCCGCCGGTGCTGCCGCTGGACGAGTCCTCGGCGGGAGCAGCGGTGGTGGACACGCGCTTCTCCGCCGCGTTCACGCGCTGGAGGAGCGACTCGCGGTCGTCCGGATCCAGCGTCTCGATGGCCTTCTTCAGGGTGCTGAAGTCCAGGCGGGCCACCGTGACGGTGTTGCCGCCCTTGATCTCCTGCACCGTGGGCACCTCCACCAGCTCGCGCAGGTAGGTCTCGAACTCCACCCGGATGTCCGCGGTCTGCTGGATGCAGGTGTCCTTGGCGTTGACCAGGTTCTGGCTGCCCTCGCGGTAGCTCAGGTCCGGGTTGCGGGCCATGGCCTCCTCGAAGGTGTGGGTCCGGTCCTTCAGGGACGAGTACAGGTTGACGTAGTCCACCAGCCGGTCGGACTCCGGGCGGTTCACGTCGCGCGCCTTGTTGAGGGGCGCGGAGGTGTCGTCGCAGGTGAGCTTGGACAGCGCGTCGACCCCGGGGGCGTCCTTCACCGCGACGCTGCGGGTGTCACGCTCCAGACGCTCGTCGGAGGTGATCTCCTTCACGCACCCCGCGGAGGACAGGAGGAGCATGGCTGCTGCAGTGGAAGCGGACAGGCGGCGCACGAACAATTGACGGCCTTTCAGCGTTGATTTCCCGAAGTTTGTAGCGATAAGGGCCCCCACCCGTCAACGACGCCCCCTGGGAGAATCGCCGGTGGACCTGCACTCCGAGAAGATCCTGATCCTTGATTTCGGGAGCCAGTACACCCAGCTCATCGCCCGCCGGGTGCGCGAGCTGGGCGTGTACTGCGAGATCCATCGCCCGGACCTCCCCGCCGCCGACATCCGGCAGTTCGCCCCGAAGGGCATCATCCTCTCCGGCGGGCCGGCGTCCGTGGAGGCGCCCGGCTCCCCGCGCTGCGACCCCTACGTCTTCGAAGCAGGCGTCCCCGTGCTGGGCATCTGCTACGGCCTCCAACTGATCTCCAAGCTCCTGGGCGGCCGCATCGACCGGAGCGCCCACCGCGAGTTCGGCAGCGCGGCGGTGGAGGTGCTCTCCGCGCGGGGCCCCTTCGCGGAGTTCCGCCCGGGCGACCAGGTGCAGGTGTGGATGAGCCACGGCGACCGGGTGGACATGCTCCCGCCGGGCTTCGAGGCCATTGGCCGCAGCGGCAACTCGCCCTTCGCGGCGGCGGCCCACGCGACGAACCCCTGGTACGGCTTCCAGTTCCACCCGGAGGTGGTCCACACGCCGCAGGGCAAGGCCATGCTGCGCGCCTTCCTCTTCAACGACTGCAAGGTCACCGGGTCGTGGACGATGAAGGGCTTCATCGACGAGGCCGTGGAGAGCATCCGCAAGCAGGTGGGCGACGAGGGCCGCGTCATCTGCGGCCTCTCCGGCGGCGTGGACAGCTCCGTGGCGGCGCTCTTGCTGCACCGGGCCATCGGGCCGCGGCTCCAGTGCATCTTCGTGGACAATGGCGTGCTGCGTCAGAACGAGCGGGCGCAGGTGGAGGCGCTCTTCGTGGACCGCTTCCACGTGCCGCTGAAGACGGTGGATGCGCGGGAGCGCTTCCTGTCGAAGCTGGCCGGCGTGACGGATCCGGAGCAGAAGCGGAAGATCATCGGCCGGGAGTTCATCGCCGTGTTCGAGGAGGCCTCGCGCGACGTGCAGGACGCGGGCTTCCTGGCGCAGGGCACGCTGTACCCGGACGTCATCGAGTCCGTGTCGTGGAAGGGCCCGTCCGTCACCATCAAGAGCCACCACAACGTGGGCGGCCTGCCGGAGCAGATGAAGCTCAAGCTGGTGGAGCCCCTGCGCGAGCTCTTCAAGGACGAGGTCCGCGCCCTGGGCCGCGAGCTGGGCCTGCCGGACGAGATGGTCTCCCGCCAGCCCTTCCCGGGCCCGGGCCTGGCCATCCGCGTGCTGGGCGAGGTGACGGAGAAGCGCCTGGACCTGGTGCGCCGCGCGGACGCCATCGTGCAGGAGGAGATCCACAAGGCCGGCATGTACAAGGAGGTCTGGCAGGCCTTCGCCGTCCTGCTGCCGGTGCAGAGCGTGGGCGTGATGGGCGACGAGCGCACCTACGAGTCCACCTGCGTGCTGCGCGCCGTCACCAGCGTGGACGGCATGACGGCGGACTGGGCGCGCCTGCCGTTCCCGCTGCTGGAGAAGATCTCCTCGCGCATCACCAACGAGGTCCGCGGCATCAACCGCGTCGTCTACGACATCTCCTCCAAGCCGCCCGCCACCATCGAGTGGGAGTGACGCCGTAGCGCCTCAAGTCACCGCGCGCCGGATGGACTCCTCCACCGGCGACGTATCCTCTGGGAGCCGGGCCAGGCTCAGCGGCTCCCGGGGCAGGAGCGGAGGCTGCGCCATGAAGCGCGGCCGCGTCCCCCGGTGGGCCTGCGCCGAGTGCACGAGGAAGGGGTGGCACAGGTAGACGGTGCCCGCCTCGCCCATGGCCAGGACCTCCCGCCGGTAGGCGGACTCCTCGAAGCCGTTCGCCGCCAGTTGGCGCAGCGTGAGGCCCGCTTCACCGGCGGGCCCCAGCAGCCGCGCGACGTCCTGGTGCGAGCCCACGCGGATGCGGGTGGGCGCGTCGTCCTCGCCCACGTCGGAGAAGAGGAAGAGCATGAGCAGCGCCCGGCCCTTCGAGGCGACGTTGGCGCGCCACTCCATGAAGTCCGGCTTGTCGAAATCGAACCCCATGTCGATGTGCCATCCCGTGTCGCCTGGATCCTCCCGGGAAGGGAAGCGCACGGGGAACGTGCCCATGGCCTTCAGCGGCAGCCACCGCCCGGCGCCCACGAGCGCGTCGCAGGCCGCATGCAGCACGGGCGTGTTCGCGGCGTCCACGAAGGGCCGCTGGGTGTACATGCCCAGGCGGATGACGGGCCGGGCCCAGGTGGAGGGCCGGTCCGGATCACACCCGGTGTCCCGCCAGAGGACGGCCCGCGCCTCGTCCGCGAGCTCCCGGGGGAAGGCCCCGTCGATGCGCAGGAACCCGTCCCGCATGAACTGCTCCGCACGCGCGTCGTCCATGGATGCTCCCGTCCCCGGCATCACCGCAGGTAGCCGCTCTCCCTGACGAAGCTCTTCACCGCGGCGGTGTCCGCGTAGTCCAGTTCAATCATCCGCTGGAGCGCCGCCTGCTTGTCCGGGGCCTTCGCATGGTAGGCGCGGGCGATGGCGTAGCCCACGTAATAGCCCAGGTCCGCCACGCCGTCCGCGTTGCCCGGGCCTGACCAGAGCCAGGGTTCGAAGGTCGTCGCGTCCTGGGCCTCCCGGAAGCGCTCGCGCAGCTCCGCGTCGTGCTGAGGGCCATAGGTGACGTAGGCCAGCGCGGGCAGCCGGCCGGTGACCTGCTCGGCCACGAAGTCCGCCACGCCCTCGTAGACGACCCAGTCCACCAGCACGTCCGAGGGGACCTTCTGGCGCGTGTGCACGGCCTCGTGGGCGATGAGCAGGTCCAGGCCTTCATGGGGCCGGCTCTGGAAGTAGGTGCCCAGCGCCTCGCGCAGCTTGGGCGGGAGCTCGGAGACGTCCACCCGGGCGTCGCCGGTGGCCAGCTCCGCGCCCAGGAGCACCCGGCCGTCCAGCGCGGTGCCACTCGAGCGGAGCGCGCCCACGGTGAAGTACACCTCCGCGGTGCCAAGCCGGGGGTAGAGGGCGCGGAAGCGCTCCAGCACGGGGGCCACGCGGGCCGCGTCTTCCCTGGCGAGCGCCGTCAGGGGACGCACGGACTCCCAGAACCGGGGGTGGTCACGGATGGCGTCCACGTAGCCCTGCGCCGTGTAGCGCTTCGCGCGCATGAAGCTGTGCAGCCCCGGCGAGCCCCGATCCACGTAGAGCGCCTGGAAGCGGGCGAGCTGTTCGGCCGGCGCGGTCGTGCTCCGGACGGCGTCGTAGGCCTCCCAGAAGTGATCCACGTCCACGGTGGAGACCACGTCCTGGACGGGGGCGGGGGGCGCCTCCGGAGGGCGCCTCGCGGCGCAGGCGGTCAGCCCGAGCGCGGCGGTGGTCGTCACGGCGAACAGGGCAGGGTGGAGGCGCAATGGGGGGTCCGGGCAAGGGGGTGCGGATGAACGAAGAGGCTGCCCGGTGTGAACCGGACAGCCTCTCGGGTGCTTCAAGAAGCCGGTGGGAAGACTACCCCGCCGGGCTCGCCTTCACCGGCGCCACCTTGGTGCTCCCGGGGCGCAGCTCCTCCAGGACGCGGTTGGCGCCGTACACCTTCTGGAGCGCCTCGATGATGGCGTCCGAGTGCACGGCCACCGTGCGGTTCACGGACTCGTCGAAGCCGTACTCACCGCCCAGCGACTGGATGTTGCCGTCGAACACCAGGCCGACGATCTCGTGGTTCTTGTTCACCACGGGCGAGCCGGAGTTGCCGCCGATGATGTCGTTGTTGGTGACGAAGTTCATCGGCGTGCTGCCGTCGATGATCTTCTCCGACTTCACCCACGACTTGGGCAGGGCGAACGGATCCTGGCCCGTGGCGTGCTCGAAGGTGCCGGACATCTGGGTGATGGGGGCGACCTGCTGGCCGTCCTCCGTGTAGCCCTTCACGGAACCGAAGGACACGCGCGGGGAGAACGTCGCGTCCGGGTACTGGCTGGTGCCGTAGATCTCGAACTTCGCCTTGGCGACCAGCTCGCTGTTCTTCCGGATGACGGACTCCACGTCATCCTCGTACTTCTTGCGGATGGCGCGCGCGTCCGGGTCCACCAGCGCGGCCAGCTGGATCATCGGGTCCTTGGACGCATCCACGGCCTTCTTGCCGCCGTCGAAGAGCGCCTGGCGCGTCTTCACGTCCGCCAGCTTGCTGCCCTTCACCACGCGGGTGGCCAGCTGCTCGGGGGACTCCTTGCCCAGCACCTTCTTCACGAACGGGTGCTTCGCGCCCAGCTCCTCGCGCAGCTTGGTGAGGCCGAACGTCAGGCGGGCGATCTCCAGCTCCGGATAGATGGGCGCGGGGCTGAAGAGCTGCGCCTTGAGCGCGGGCTGGTTCGCGTCGTTGAACTCGCGCAGGCGCTGGCCGTTGTCCTTGGGCAGCTCCTCGCCGGCGCGCACCAGCGTCTTGGCGATGTTGAACAGGGTGGAGGAGAAGCCCGAGCCCTGCTCCATGAAGTTCAGGTCCTTGCGGATCGTCTTGAGCTGCTCCTCCGCCTTGGCGATCTCATCCCACGCGCCGGCGTACTTCTTCTTCAGCTCGGGGTTCGCGTCGACCTTCTTGCGCAGCTCCTGCTCCGCGGCGACCTTGGAGGCGAAGAACTTCTTGTCGACCAGCGCCTCCTCGCGGCCCTTGGAGGCCTTGAGGGCGTTCTCCACGCCGAACAGCAGGTTGCTGGAGATGCGCTTCTGCTCGGGGCCGCGCTTCTGGAACTCGGTGATCATGCCGCGCAGCTCGGACAGCTGCATGAGCGTCTTGGGCATGGACACGTCGCGGATGTACTCCAGCTCCGCGATGGTCAGCGCGCGCGAGGTGCGGCCCGGGTTGCCGGCCACGAACGTGAGCTCGCCGTCCTTCGCGCCGTGCTCGGACCACTTGAAGTAGTCCGGCGTCTTCACCGGCTGCTTGTCCTGATAGATGCGCACGAAGGACACATCCAGGTCGTAGCGGGGGAACTCGAAGTTGTCCGGGTCACCGCCGAAGAAGGCGATGGCGTGCTCCGGCGCGAACACCAGGCGCACGTCCTGATACCGGCGGTACTTGTAGAGGTTGTACTTGCCGCCCTGGTACAGCGTGACGACGTCGCAGCGCACCTTGTCGTCGCCGTTGGCGCAGGCCTTCTCCACCTTGGCCATCTCCGCCTTCAGCGTGTCCGAGTACTGCTTGCCGGTCAGCGACTGGGTGGCCTTGTTGAGCTGCTCCGTGACGTCGGTGATCTCGACGAGCTGGTTCACCTCCATCGCCGGGCACTGCTTCTCCTCGGCCTGGGTCTTCGCGTAGAAGCCGTTGGCCAGGTAGTCCTGCTTCGCGCTGGAGAGCTGCTCGATGCAGCCGCGCGCGCAGTGGTGGTTCGTCATCACCAGACCATCCGGCGACACGAAGCTGGCCGAGCAGCCGCCGGCCAGACGCACCGCGCCCAGGCGCAGCTTCTCCAGCCACTGCTGGTTCGGCTCGAAGCCGTACTTCTCCTTCACCTTGGCGGCGGGGAAGTTGTTGTACGTCCACATGCCTTCATCGGCGAGCGCCGGAGCGGCACCCACGAGGGCGGCGATGACGACCAATCGCTTCATGAGTGAAATCCTTTCGGGGCCGCGGGACGGAGGGCCCGCGGGGACGGGGCGTTTGTGAGGGATGGCCCAGCGTCGGTCAAGCTGGGAAAACGCCTCCGCCGGAAGCACAACGCCCGGGCGCCCGAACGATTCCTGGGAGGCCCACCAGGCAGGCGCTTTTTCCCATCCGCAGCGTCCCGACGCAGCGCGTCCGGGTCGGCTCAGGCCGCCCGTGCGCGCGCCCACGCGCCGGGGGTGGTGCCGAGCACGGCCCGGAAGTCCGCGATGTCGTGCCCTTCCGGGCGCCCTCTACGAGCCTCGCCGCAAACTAGAAGAGGCTGCGAGCGGGCACGGAGCTGTAGCGGGTCGGACCACCGAGGCCGAGCTGGCCATCGGTGTTGTTGCCCCAGGACCAGAGCGTTCCGTCGTTGCCCAGCGCCAGGGAGAAGGACTCGAACTGACGGCCGGACAGGCCCGAGGCCACGCTCTGAATCCCACTCAGGTTGGGGACCTGGACGGGAACGGCACTGGAGACGAGGGTGCCGGTTCCCAATTCGCCCTCGGAGTTCGAGCCCCAGGTCCACACGGTGCCGTCGGAGCGCACCGCCATGGAATAACCGCTTCCCGCGGACATCCTCACGACGCCACTCAACCCAGTCACCTGCACCGGGAGCGGTGACGACAGCGGGCTGCCGGTTCCCAGCTCTCCAGAACCATTGGAGCCCCACGCCCAAAGCGTGCCATCCCCGCGCACGGCGAGCACGTGGCTCTCTCCCGCATCCAGGGAGACGACATTGCTCAATCCCGGTACCTGGATGGGGCTGTTGCGCTGCCCCACCGTGGTGCCATCGCCCAATTGTCCAACCAGGTTGCTGCCCCAGGCCCAGACGCTCCCGTCATCGTGCAAGGCAAGAGAGAAGTCGGCGCCAGCGGCGATGGCCCCGATGCCGCTCAAGCCCGGCACCTGGACGGGAAGGGGCTGCACCCAGGCCGTGGACCCGTTCCCCAGTTGACCCCACACGTTGAAGCCCCAGGCCCAGACGGTCCCATCGTAGCGCAGCGCCAGTGAGTGATTTTCGCCCGCTGCCACCGCGACAATCCCATCCAGCCCCGGAACCTGCGCGAGTCCCGAGTACGCATTCGTCGTGCCCAGGCCCAGCTGCCCATACGCGTTGTCTCCCCAGCTCCAGACGGTCCCATCGTTGAGCATGGCCAGGGAATGGTATCCGCCCGCGGAGATCGCGCCGACATCGTTCAATCCCTCGATCCGGGTCAGAGCCGAGCGCGGAGCGGGGCCTGACAGTCCGAGTTGGCCCACGCTGTTGTCGCCCATGGCCCAGACGGTGCCATCGATGCGCTGCGCGAGGATGTGGTTTCCACCCGCCACCACCGCCGTCACGGAATCCATCCCCGGCACCTGTCCCGGAGTGGTCCGTGCGCTCGTGGTTCCATCGCCGCGCTGGCCATCTCGGTTTTCGCCCCAGCTCCAGACCGAGCCATCCGAGCGCATCGCCAGGACGTGGTCGTCGCCCACGCTCACGGAAACGAAGCCACCCGGGGGGCCGGACACGGGCTGGGGCACCGTGACTCCCCGCCGGTTCCCCGTTCCCAGCTGACCACTGGTGTTGCGTCCCCAGGCCCAGAGGCTGCCGTCCGAACGCAACACCATCGCAGAGTCTCCACCCGCGGCCACTGCGACGGCCGCGGTCAAGCCCGCGACCTTCACGGGTGACTTTTCGAGCACCGAGCTCCAACTCCCATCGGCACCCTGCTGAATCAACCTTGAGCCCCAGGACCAGACGGTGCCGTCCGAGCGAGCCACCACGGAGCTGGAGGAGCCCGCGGCCAAGGCCGCGACATCCGTCATTCCAGCAACGGGCTGCGGCGTGAGCCGGCGGGTGGTGGTGCCATCCCCCAGCTGCCCGGAGTTGTTGCGTCCCCAGGCCCAGAGCGTCCTGTCCGAGCGCAGGACCAGGACATGGCCAAGACCTACGGCGACAGAAGTGACTCCGTTCACGCCAGGGACGAGGCCGGGCAACGAGCGGGAGATCGTCGAGCCGTCACCGAGCTGTCCCTGGGAATTGCTGCCCCAGGCCCACACCGTGCCATCAGCGCGTAGCGCCACGGAGGTTGCACCGCGTGCCGCGACGGCCGTGACTCCCGTCAGGCCAGGGACCTGCACCGGCGTGGTTCGGCGAAACGTCGTGCCGTCGCCAAGCTCGCCAGCGTCGTTGCGGCCCCATGCCCACACCGTGCCGTCAGCACGCAGGGCCAGGGAATGATTGGAGCCCGCGGCCACGGACATGACCCCACTCAGACCTGACACCTGGACCGGCGTGGTGCTTTTGAGCGTCGTGCCGTTTCCCAGCTGACCGTCGCTGTTGGAGCCCGAGGCCCAGACCGTCCCATCGGGACGCGCGACCAACGAGT
This genomic interval carries:
- a CDS encoding TIGR02266 family protein codes for the protein MADLNQAGAVGLVVKLPFATPEEFLAKYGGNITRGGIYLRAKAVRPPGTAVTLDLRLASGDRLLYTAAIVHFVTGQQGQGISGMGLKFGEADPATRRFLDAAVAILPHAQSDVPPLPHGVGPADFTVPAAAAAPSLPPAAVAEPGATPRAEAPAAPPAPALEMVTDAALELGTEEPPRTGPVIGIDLGTTNSCAAFVRNNKPGVLHSREGHNTVPSILAFNQRGKLVVGHPAKGQMLTNPRQTVYGAKRLVGRPYASPIVGQIKGRFHYEIAAGQNGEAAVRLGDRIYSLQQISALILREVREVAQNQLGQPISRAVITVPAYYNDNQRHAVREAGKLAGLYVERILNEPTAAALAYGYGKKLNQRVLVYDLGGGTFDASVLELHDTVYEVISTGGDTFLGGIDFDNAIVEYLLEEFQRQTGRAFQGDRVALQRINDAAERAKCALSERSEMRVHVAFITMIDNKPYDLDVTLTRQKLIALTEGLVDRTVQVCDEVLQAKGLKPQDIDEVILVGGQSRFPLVHEKITKFFGRPPSKGVHPDEAVALGAALLAHSLGQVEGVVLIDVLPMAIGVALPGGRFKPVLERNVSLPAAKSYTLSTHRDGQTELELTVFQGDSERAQDNEYLGTLRLAGLPKKPRGAVQVTVTFEVNNESLLKVTAREGTTGREVVSTFTTRDTPEAVKARLAQEEAASAPVPPVVTPGGAPPGRKAAVSAPVVPEAAPDAAVVSRQKGFMGWLKGLFGRA
- the guaB gene encoding IMP dehydrogenase; the encoded protein is MLNPDIRLALTFDDVLLLPGESAVTPRDADLTTRLTRNIRLNVPLLSAAMDTVTEARTAIAMAQEGGIGVIHKNMTPEQQALEVLKVKKFESGMVVDPITIDPKAPLSRALEVMKQHGVSGVPVVQGKRLVGILTSRDVRFEKNFSQKVEDVMTTKLVTGREGITQDDAQKLLHEHRIEKLLVVNEAYELKGLITIKDIEKRRTHPYAAKDAKGRLLCAAAVGVSADREARIDALVKAGVDVIVVDTAHGHSKGVIEGVRDTRKNFKGFELIAGNVATAEGTRALIEAGVDAVKVGIGPGSICTTRVVAGVGVPQVTAVDDCSREADKHGIPIISDGGIKYSGDIVKALAAGASSVMIGSLFAGTEEAPGDVILYQGRSYKSYRGMGSLGAMKQGAKDRYFQSDVEAVKLVPEGIEGRVPYKGTLSMNVHQMLGGIRSGMGYVGCATIEELRTKANFVRITSAGLKESHVHDVIITEEAPNYRME
- the guaA gene encoding glutamine-hydrolyzing GMP synthase encodes the protein MDLHSEKILILDFGSQYTQLIARRVRELGVYCEIHRPDLPAADIRQFAPKGIILSGGPASVEAPGSPRCDPYVFEAGVPVLGICYGLQLISKLLGGRIDRSAHREFGSAAVEVLSARGPFAEFRPGDQVQVWMSHGDRVDMLPPGFEAIGRSGNSPFAAAAHATNPWYGFQFHPEVVHTPQGKAMLRAFLFNDCKVTGSWTMKGFIDEAVESIRKQVGDEGRVICGLSGGVDSSVAALLLHRAIGPRLQCIFVDNGVLRQNERAQVEALFVDRFHVPLKTVDARERFLSKLAGVTDPEQKRKIIGREFIAVFEEASRDVQDAGFLAQGTLYPDVIESVSWKGPSVTIKSHHNVGGLPEQMKLKLVEPLRELFKDEVRALGRELGLPDEMVSRQPFPGPGLAIRVLGEVTEKRLDLVRRADAIVQEEIHKAGMYKEVWQAFAVLLPVQSVGVMGDERTYESTCVLRAVTSVDGMTADWARLPFPLLEKISSRITNEVRGINRVVYDISSKPPATIEWE
- a CDS encoding phytanoyl-CoA dioxygenase family protein, producing MDDARAEQFMRDGFLRIDGAFPRELADEARAVLWRDTGCDPDRPSTWARPVIRLGMYTQRPFVDAANTPVLHAACDALVGAGRWLPLKAMGTFPVRFPSREDPGDTGWHIDMGFDFDKPDFMEWRANVASKGRALLMLFLFSDVGEDDAPTRIRVGSHQDVARLLGPAGEAGLTLRQLAANGFEESAYRREVLAMGEAGTVYLCHPFLVHSAQAHRGTRPRFMAQPPLLPREPLSLARLPEDTSPVEESIRRAVT
- a CDS encoding DUF2268 domain-containing putative Zn-dependent protease (predicted Zn-dependent protease with a strongly conserved HExxH motif), which encodes MRLHPALFAVTTTAALGLTACAARRPPEAPPAPVQDVVSTVDVDHFWEAYDAVRSTTAPAEQLARFQALYVDRGSPGLHSFMRAKRYTAQGYVDAIRDHPRFWESVRPLTALAREDAARVAPVLERFRALYPRLGTAEVYFTVGALRSSGTALDGRVLLGAELATGDARVDVSELPPKLREALGTYFQSRPHEGLDLLIAHEAVHTRQKVPSDVLVDWVVYEGVADFVAEQVTGRLPALAYVTYGPQHDAELRERFREAQDATTFEPWLWSGPGNADGVADLGYYVGYAIARAYHAKAPDKQAALQRMIELDYADTAAVKSFVRESGYLR
- a CDS encoding S46 family peptidase produces the protein MKRLVVIAALVGAAPALADEGMWTYNNFPAAKVKEKYGFEPNQQWLEKLRLGAVRLAGGCSASFVSPDGLVMTNHHCARGCIEQLSSAKQDYLANGFYAKTQAEEKQCPAMEVNQLVEITDVTEQLNKATQSLTGKQYSDTLKAEMAKVEKACANGDDKVRCDVVTLYQGGKYNLYKYRRYQDVRLVFAPEHAIAFFGGDPDNFEFPRYDLDVSFVRIYQDKQPVKTPDYFKWSEHGAKDGELTFVAGNPGRTSRALTIAELEYIRDVSMPKTLMQLSELRGMITEFQKRGPEQKRISSNLLFGVENALKASKGREEALVDKKFFASKVAAEQELRKKVDANPELKKKYAGAWDEIAKAEEQLKTIRKDLNFMEQGSGFSSTLFNIAKTLVRAGEELPKDNGQRLREFNDANQPALKAQLFSPAPIYPELEIARLTFGLTKLREELGAKHPFVKKVLGKESPEQLATRVVKGSKLADVKTRQALFDGGKKAVDASKDPMIQLAALVDPDARAIRKKYEDDVESVIRKNSELVAKAKFEIYGTSQYPDATFSPRVSFGSVKGYTEDGQQVAPITQMSGTFEHATGQDPFALPKSWVKSEKIIDGSTPMNFVTNNDIIGGNSGSPVVNKNHEIVGLVFDGNIQSLGGEYGFDESVNRTVAVHSDAIIEALQKVYGANRVLEELRPGSTKVAPVKASPAG